GCCATAAGCCACGTTTTCAAAAATGGATTTCGGGAAAGGGTTGGGTTTTTGGAACACCATGCCGACGCGCCGACGGATGCCCGTGACATCCTGTGTTTTGCCCAAAATGTTTTTGCCATCCAGCATGATTTGCCCGCTCAGGTGGGCATTGGGGTTAAGGTCGTGCATCCGGTTGATGCTGCGCAGCAAGGTGCTTTTCCCGCAACCGGAGGGTCCGATGAGCGCCGTGATGGCATTGTCCGGTATTTCGAGGGAGATGCCCTTCAGGATTTCTTTTTTGCCGAAATGCAGGTGGAGGTTTTGGACGCTGAGTTTTGCTTGCATGGTAATTTATACCTTGATTCGCTAGGATTTGTCAGTTCACCATGATTGATGTCTTCGATTTTAAGCGGATTGCGCTTTTATCTATACTCAAAACTTGGAGATGTGAGGTATACTTTGTCGTCACAAGCGTGTCGTGGGAAAGGGGGGGGCTTTTTTTTTTTAACGAATTTTTTGCCGGTAACGCGAACGTATGAAAAAGGCCAGAATACTGATGATGAGCACAAAGCCGAGCAACACCAGCGCCGTGCCATAGGCCAAAGGCCGCACCTCCCGAATCGCGTGATGCTGCGTGGCCATGATGAACAGGTGATAGGGCATGGCCATGAACTCATCCCACACCGAAGCGGGCAAGTATCGCAGGTAAAAAGCAACTCCGGTGAACAGGATGGGGGCGGTCTCGCCAGCGGCCCTCGACAGTCCGAGCAGGCTTCCCGTCACGATGCCCGGCACAGAGGCGGGCAGCACGACCGAGTAAACGCTTTGCCACTGCGTGGCGCCCAGCGCGAGGGCGGCTTCCCGCAGGCCATTGGGCACGTTGCGCAAGGACTCCTCGCTCGTCGTGATGACGTAGGGCAGGGTCAGCAAACCCAACGTGAGTCCCGAAGAAAGCAGGGAGGCACCCAACCCAAATCCTTGCACGAAAATGGCGACCCCAAAAAGACCATAAATGATGCTCGGCACGCCCGCAAGGTTGCGGATGGACGCGCGTATCAGCCGTGTGCTTGCGTTGTCGCGGGCATATTCATTGAGATAAATGGCAGTGGCCACGCCAAACGGCACCGCAAAAACAGCCGTGATGAGGGTGACATAAACGGTGCCGACCACAGCAGGCAGTATGCCGCCCTCGGTCATGCCCTTGCGCGGATTGGTGAGCAGAAATTCCCAAGTAAGCACGCCTACCCCTTTGGAAAAGATGTCCCAAAGGATGTAGCCAAGCATGGCCACGACCACAAGTGTGCAAACGAAGAGGAGGCGCATGGTTAGATTTTATACCTGAATCGCCGGGCAATTTTTTCCGACAAGATGTTGACCAACAAACTAATTCCGAACAAGACGGCACCGACGGCAAAAAGGGAAAAATAGTGCGTGGTGCCTTGCGCCGTCTCACCCAATTCGATAGCAATGGCGGCGGTCATGGTGCGTACCGGGGCAAAGAAGCCACTCGGAAACGCCGAGGCGTTGCCCGCAGCCATGAGCACCGTCATGGTCTCGCCCAATGCGCGACCCAAACCAAGCATCACCGCGGCGAGAATGCCCGACATGGCGGCTGGCAGCGTGACGCGCCAAAGCGTGAGGGACCGATTGGCGCCCAAAGCGAAGGAGGCTTCCCGAAAAGATTGCGGCACTGCCCGGATGGCATCTTCCGCGACCGTGATGATGGTGGGCAAGGCCATGACCGCCAGCAGCACCGAGCCGTTGAGGGCGTTCAGGCCATTGCTCAGCCCAAAAATTTTGGCAATCGCAGGCGCGACGACGGTGATGCCGATGAAGCCGATGGCAACGGACGGCACCCCGGCGAGCAATTCGATGGCGGGTTTCAGCACGTTGTAAACCCTCGGTGGCGCCACCTCTGCCAAATAGGCCGCTGTGCCAATGCCCAACGGCACGGCTATCAACATGGCTCCCGTGGTGACGAGTAAAGTGCTGGCCACCAACGGCAAAATACCGTAGCGAGCCTCCCCAAAAGCAGCGGGGTTCCACACCGTGC
This genomic interval from Saprospiraceae bacterium contains the following:
- the pstA gene encoding phosphate ABC transporter permease PstA, producing MRLLFVCTLVVVAMLGYILWDIFSKGVGVLTWEFLLTNPRKGMTEGGILPAVVGTVYVTLITAVFAVPFGVATAIYLNEYARDNASTRLIRASIRNLAGVPSIIYGLFGVAIFVQGFGLGASLLSSGLTLGLLTLPYVITTSEESLRNVPNGLREAALALGATQWQSVYSVVLPASVPGIVTGSLLGLSRAAGETAPILFTGVAFYLRYLPASVWDEFMAMPYHLFIMATQHHAIREVRPLAYGTALVLLGFVLIISILAFFIRSRYRQKIR
- the pstC gene encoding phosphate ABC transporter permease subunit PstC — protein: MKLTAHQSDRLAALAFQWAGWLSVIVLFGIFAMLVWNGAKAFTDISLAEFFFGTVWNPAAFGEARYGILPLVASTLLVTTGAMLIAVPLGIGTAAYLAEVAPPRVYNVLKPAIELLAGVPSVAIGFIGITVVAPAIAKIFGLSNGLNALNGSVLLAVMALPTIITVAEDAIRAVPQSFREASFALGANRSLTLWRVTLPAAMSGILAAVMLGLGRALGETMTVLMAAGNASAFPSGFFAPVRTMTAAIAIELGETAQGTTHYFSLFAVGAVLFGISLLVNILSEKIARRFRYKI